Proteins from a single region of Melanotaenia boesemani isolate fMelBoe1 chromosome 3, fMelBoe1.pri, whole genome shotgun sequence:
- the LOC121636456 gene encoding uncharacterized protein LOC121636456: MSSVSLYYCRKVHGDVKASYLHQVLRIISVFQDMEQPVRFRVLIHHEAKEVTLNSGIPSTVAELVEAIKQHLSIATDISLQYKDADFDDFFTLTSTNDLKDKDTLKVVYAPISLTLTAVPQESTPDVSDMMSSCECESLSVDSNDTVIMSPSPFERQSPWPAVFPIPNFSHNTELALREGNYIYLREGIPLTSPSVKSDILERLAEAKFSCTAYRNDAQRSAVAQALVDKHPCLKEPGSFNGIYGWQQSLKYKCGNYRTKRKALGSSELLINMLKHKPEDERKVAKNIKKPKRAEINYLPSHPPGETDETLESLRLDLITASKKKDSVKSINNMMAQMYSWRRQEVVSQSPSAAEFKERWPALFEPLQINAEFLRCTAVPLESTFMSQLDRYTPKLLELFNAKGGAVGQRIKNLMMELVQDPSVYPLKKRDITLRCLIEYMGESGQELISDYHGTAETTVHEDLQMHSMKIYVCHAPDAVGIIIEGIPVLTNVGNLAKACCLLLGVTYALNLQYPSKLAKTFEVFQRFFVGLDTLHPKPSSKFVALKNKLLS; the protein is encoded by the exons ATGTCCTCTGTCAGCTTATACTATTGCAGGAAAGTGCATGGTGACGTTAAGGCGTCATATCTGCATCAAGTGCTGAGAATCATTTCTGTCTTCCAAGATATGGAACAACCTGTAAGATTCCGAGTCCTCATTCACCATGAAGCCAAGGAGGTAACACTCAACAGTGGAATACCCTCAACTGTGGCAGAGTTGGTTGAAGCCATCAAGCAGCATCTTTCCATAGCCACAGATATAAGTCTTCAGTATAAAGATGCCGACTTTGATGACTTCTTCACACTTACATCTACAAATGACCTGAAAGATAAAGACACACTCAAAGTAGTGTATGCACCAATAAGCTTGACACTGACAGCTGTTCCCCAGGAAAGCACCCCTGATGTCTCTGATATGATGTCCTCATGTGAGTGTGAGAGTCTGTCTGTGGACTCAAACGATACTGTGATTATGAGTCCATCGCCTTTTGAAAGGCAGAGCCCATGGccagctgtgtttcccattCCAAATTTTTCACACAACACTGAACTGGCTTTAAGAGAAGgcaattacatttatttaagagAAGGCATCCCACTGACATCCCCAAGTGTCAAATCTGACATCCTGGAGCGCCTGGCAGAGGCCAAGTTTTCTTGCACAGCTTACCGCAATGATGCCCAAAGAAGTGCAGTAGCACAGGCATTAGTTGATAAGCATCCCTGCCTAAAGGAGCCTGGATCTTTTAATGGAATTTATGGGTGGCAGCAGAGCCTTAAATACAAATGTGGAAACTACCGGACCAAACGTAAAGCGCTGGGAAGCTCTGAACTCCTGATAAACATGCTGAAACACAAGCCAGAGGATGAAAGAAAAGTTGCAAAAAATATCAAGAAACCAAAGAGGGCAGAAATAAATTACCTGCCCTCACATCCACCTGGTGAAACAGATGAAACCCTTGAAAGTCTGAGACTTGACCTAATCACTGCCAGCAAGAAAAAGGACAGTGTCAAAAGCATAAATAACATGATGGCTCAGATGTACAGCTGGAGAAGACAGGAAGTGGTATCCCAGTCCCCAAGTGCGGCAGAGTTTAAAGAACGTTGGCCTGCTCTCTTTGAACCACTCCAG ATAAACGCAGAGTTCCTAAGATGCACAGCTGTTCCACTGGAATCAACATTTATGTCCCAGCTGGATAGGTACACTCCAAAACTCCTGGAACTGTTCAATGCGAAGGGGGGAGCTGTTGGACAGCGCATTAAGAACTTGATGATGGAACTGGTACAG GACCCAAGTGTTTATCCATTGAAGAAGAGAGACATTACCTTGAGATGCCTCATCGAATACATGGGAGAAAGTGGACAGGAGCTAATTTCTGACTACCAT GGGACAGCAGAGACCACTGTGCATGAGGACTTGCAGATGCACTCAATGAAGATATACGTTTGCCATGCACCAGACGCTGTAGGCATCATCATTGAGGGAATCCCAGTCCTTACCAATGTTGGAAATCTTGCCAAAGCCTGCTGCTTACTCCTTGGGGTGACCTATGCACTTAACCTCCAATACCCATCAAAACTTGCAAAAACATTTGAAGTCTTTCAAAGATTTTTTGTTGGACTGGACACGCTTCACCCAAAACCAAGCTCCAAGTTCGTTGCACTGAAAAACAAGTTGCTTTCATAG